One Microbacter margulisiae genomic window carries:
- the treF gene encoding alpha,alpha-trehalase TreF, giving the protein MIKSLLRAIFLTFGIVVISIPSDAIAIGSSKHPGCASPEQLYQHLFYAVQSNDSIFPDSKTFVDCIPKYPIPVILQKYNALPHHTGTNVLKQFIGQNFIIPATHLPYQADSTNINRHITLLWNVLTRKPDQATSGTLIPLPYPYIVPGGRFREIYYWDSYFTMLGLKADHRYDLMEDMINNFDWLIRTFGFIPNGNRTYYLTRSQPPFFSLMVDLLASVEGDSAYLKYLPELKKEYTFWMNGVKRLSVAHPAFHRVVRLPDGSILNRYWDDRDAPRAESYRQDIATAKEAKRHLINRDNQDVYRNLRAAAESGWDFSSRWLSNVQGKFPLYTIHTTRIIPVDLNCLLYHLEMTLAKACRLKGDTLQAEHYTKKADIRAKTIVALCWNRSKGFFFDYNFTTRRQTNICSLAGVYPLFFNMATKQQAKAVANTIRSRFLFPGGLVTTTNLTSQQWDAPNGWAPLQWIVIEGLRHYHDTILADTCKNRWLRVVRRTYDKTYRINEKYNVMDPNKKGGGGEYPGQDGFGWTNGVYQALSKEK; this is encoded by the coding sequence ATGATAAAATCGTTACTCAGAGCTATTTTCCTGACCTTTGGCATCGTTGTTATCTCGATTCCGTCCGACGCAATCGCTATCGGGAGCTCAAAGCATCCTGGTTGTGCATCACCAGAGCAGTTATACCAACATCTCTTCTATGCCGTACAGAGCAACGATTCTATTTTCCCCGACAGCAAGACATTTGTCGATTGCATTCCAAAATATCCCATACCTGTAATCCTGCAAAAATACAATGCCCTACCCCACCATACCGGAACCAACGTTCTAAAACAGTTTATCGGACAAAATTTTATCATTCCGGCCACACATTTGCCCTATCAGGCTGATTCCACCAACATCAACCGGCATATTACCCTGCTATGGAACGTGCTAACCCGGAAACCCGACCAGGCAACAAGCGGTACGCTCATTCCGCTGCCTTATCCGTATATTGTTCCCGGAGGACGGTTTCGTGAAATTTATTATTGGGACAGTTATTTCACCATGCTGGGGCTAAAGGCCGATCACCGGTACGATTTAATGGAAGACATGATTAATAACTTTGACTGGCTGATCAGAACCTTCGGTTTTATCCCCAATGGCAACCGCACCTACTATTTAACGCGTTCGCAACCTCCATTCTTCTCCCTGATGGTCGACCTTCTTGCGTCGGTTGAGGGCGATTCGGCCTATCTCAAATATCTACCTGAACTAAAAAAGGAATATACCTTTTGGATGAATGGCGTTAAGCGGCTTTCAGTGGCGCATCCGGCATTCCACCGTGTGGTAAGGTTGCCAGACGGAAGCATTCTCAACCGCTATTGGGACGACAGAGATGCACCACGGGCAGAATCATACCGGCAGGATATTGCCACAGCAAAAGAAGCAAAGAGACACCTGATAAATAGAGACAATCAGGATGTTTACAGGAATCTGCGGGCTGCTGCAGAGTCGGGATGGGACTTTTCGAGCCGATGGCTGAGTAATGTGCAGGGCAAATTTCCTTTGTACACCATACACACCACGCGTATTATTCCGGTTGACCTGAATTGCCTGTTGTATCATCTGGAAATGACGCTTGCCAAAGCCTGCCGGTTGAAAGGAGACACTTTACAGGCAGAACACTATACAAAAAAAGCCGATATCCGGGCTAAAACCATCGTGGCGTTGTGCTGGAACCGTTCGAAAGGCTTTTTCTTTGATTACAACTTCACTACCCGTCGGCAAACAAACATCTGTTCGCTTGCAGGCGTCTATCCCCTTTTCTTCAACATGGCAACAAAACAGCAGGCAAAGGCAGTAGCGAACACGATCCGGTCACGCTTTCTTTTTCCCGGAGGATTAGTGACCACAACCAACCTTACCTCCCAACAATGGGATGCTCCCAATGGCTGGGCTCCCCTGCAATGGATTGTCATAGAGGGTTTGCGACACTATCACGACACAATCCTTGCCGATACCTGCAAAAACAGATGGTTACGGGTAGTCCGGCGAACCTATGATAAGACATACCGGATAAACGAAAAGTATAACGTCATGGATCCCAATAAAAAAGGTGGTGGTGGCGAATATCCCGGACAGGATGGATTTGGTTGGACAAATGGTGTTTACCAGGCATTGTCAAAAGAGAAATAG
- a CDS encoding TonB-dependent receptor, with the protein MKKRVFFSVLILLVSCSFMVSAKSAADVSATVKDSQTKQPIEFATVELLSTKDSLLLGCITDSKGYFEITPPLKTAKIRIRFMGYKDYEVTFKNRNMGTILMMEDAKQLNEVAVKGNARQNKIDRDVFTITKEMRAGTTTSSELLGKLNGVNYNRYDKSISVDGKTNVLILIDGVEKDQNMAKNLSPDRIERIEVIKDPVGKYATDGYSAVINIVLKKDYSGVDFFIDNTSFFDVVHTNGKYPFAQDYGNLNFTYTYKNFDVYLSGWGYGGNMAIPITYTKQYGMVTSTTPPFDYSDPNSSIRNRNSSISLGGDYTLAKGHTLSAEVNYYGQHQNNNFWYDLTNSVNGVTTGQSSSTTTSQNNTDQWQGTLTYNGKFNDKSSVESDLRYSHNANVGDNSFAQDQFFSSSHINKNTNYVRFNGTYSYQFTPTFSTDLGYGYVGNNSVSSQSDSTFTYKEMRNRFSLYLNYQPAKQWRLKAGGILELYSQRYQASRNNQGAFLPYLNVQFIPSQKFNIIAKYHATVNYPGIDQLSPFKTAQDSLMWSLGNPLLKTSIYHTAGLEFHIMNAITIEPYYNFDNHHIATYITKEGNYYYSSNVNAGYYDRYGVQLNFTIPLAKTIFWQNWMDIYSNHIRYNGEGTTQHNFNINSTLVYVNPKLGVNTGLVLQKQMYRDAAIQGYTSDNNDLVVFFLQKSLMKSKLNITLLYMPPIKMGLKYEQHNLTQAGQYYQVSSTSLNLIKNLMFFEVSYHFNAGKQVTQKHTPSGQDEAKPKSGFGL; encoded by the coding sequence ATGAAAAAAAGAGTATTCTTTTCTGTTCTGATTTTGTTGGTTAGCTGTTCTTTTATGGTATCGGCAAAAAGTGCGGCTGATGTTTCAGCTACTGTAAAAGATAGCCAAACCAAACAACCGATTGAGTTTGCTACCGTAGAACTGCTTTCAACAAAAGACAGTCTTTTGCTTGGATGTATAACTGATTCGAAAGGATATTTTGAAATTACTCCACCTCTGAAAACTGCTAAAATCCGGATTCGCTTTATGGGGTATAAAGATTATGAAGTGACATTTAAAAATCGGAATATGGGAACCATATTGATGATGGAGGATGCCAAGCAATTGAATGAGGTTGCAGTAAAAGGGAATGCGCGTCAGAATAAGATCGATCGGGATGTATTTACTATCACCAAAGAGATGCGCGCCGGAACTACCACTTCTTCGGAACTTCTTGGAAAACTGAACGGAGTGAATTACAACCGTTATGATAAATCCATAAGTGTTGACGGAAAAACCAATGTCCTGATTCTGATTGATGGGGTTGAAAAAGATCAGAATATGGCCAAAAATCTTTCTCCTGATCGAATTGAACGGATTGAGGTGATTAAGGATCCAGTGGGGAAATATGCAACCGATGGTTATAGCGCTGTGATTAATATCGTTTTGAAAAAGGATTATTCAGGGGTTGACTTTTTTATTGATAACACGTCATTTTTTGATGTGGTACACACTAATGGCAAATATCCATTTGCTCAAGACTACGGCAATTTGAACTTTACCTATACATATAAAAACTTTGATGTTTATCTGTCTGGTTGGGGATATGGAGGTAATATGGCTATTCCAATTACATATACCAAACAATATGGAATGGTCACCTCGACCACTCCTCCTTTCGACTATAGCGATCCGAACAGTTCAATCCGTAATAGGAACAGTAGTATCAGTCTTGGTGGTGATTACACCTTGGCTAAAGGACATACGCTTTCTGCCGAGGTCAATTATTACGGGCAACACCAAAATAATAATTTCTGGTATGACCTGACGAATTCCGTTAATGGTGTTACCACAGGGCAAAGCTCATCAACAACTACAAGTCAGAATAATACCGATCAATGGCAGGGAACTCTTACCTATAATGGAAAATTTAATGACAAAAGTTCTGTAGAATCCGATTTGCGTTACAGCCATAACGCGAACGTTGGAGACAACTCATTTGCACAAGACCAATTCTTCAGTTCGAGTCATATCAATAAAAACACGAATTATGTTCGTTTCAACGGTACATATTCCTATCAGTTTACGCCAACTTTTTCTACTGATCTGGGGTATGGTTATGTTGGGAATAATAGTGTCAGTAGTCAGAGTGATAGCACGTTTACCTACAAGGAAATGCGGAATCGTTTTTCGCTTTATCTGAATTATCAGCCGGCAAAGCAATGGCGATTGAAAGCTGGAGGTATCTTGGAATTGTATTCGCAACGTTATCAGGCATCGCGCAATAATCAGGGAGCTTTCCTGCCTTATTTGAATGTGCAATTTATTCCAAGCCAGAAATTTAATATCATTGCCAAATATCACGCTACTGTAAATTACCCTGGCATTGATCAATTGTCACCTTTCAAGACTGCTCAGGATTCGTTAATGTGGTCACTTGGAAATCCTTTACTCAAAACCTCCATTTATCATACCGCAGGACTGGAGTTCCATATCATGAATGCCATAACTATTGAGCCTTATTATAATTTTGATAATCATCATATTGCGACCTATATTACCAAAGAAGGAAACTACTATTATTCAAGCAATGTAAATGCCGGATATTACGATCGCTATGGAGTTCAGTTGAATTTTACCATTCCTTTGGCTAAAACTATTTTCTGGCAAAACTGGATGGATATTTATAGTAATCATATCCGTTATAATGGTGAAGGTACTACCCAGCATAATTTCAATATCAATTCAACACTGGTATATGTTAATCCAAAACTTGGCGTTAACACGGGGCTGGTGCTTCAAAAGCAGATGTATCGGGATGCTGCCATTCAGGGATATACCTCGGACAATAACGATCTGGTCGTTTTCTTCTTGCAAAAATCGCTGATGAAGAGCAAGCTGAACATTACTTTGTTATATATGCCTCCTATCAAGATGGGTTTGAAGTATGAACAGCATAACCTGACGCAGGCCGGGCAGTATTATCAAGTGTCGAGTACAAGCCTGAACCTGATTAAGAACCTTATGTTCTTTGAAGTCAGTTATCATTTCAATGCAGGGAAGCAGGTTACCCAAAAGCATACGCCATCCGGTCAGGATGAAGCAAAACCAAAAAGCGGATTCGGTTTGTAG
- a CDS encoding HAD family hydrolase gives MIDFSSIQAIFFDFGGVLIDLDKEQCINNLKHTTGYDFSTMIGNYAQADIFMQLERGVATIDDFHQEIRRISDSKASDQEIDEAWNSFLLDVPVRKKMLLLDLRRCFKVFLLSNTNVIHVEKSLKTQFNANGLTTDDYFDKCYFSNEIHLVKPERALFEYVLHDSGFQSQSCLFLDDGEANIEMAASLGFQTYLVKPNEDLRPLFAPVLEKRKHNSINCRC, from the coding sequence ATGATTGATTTTTCTTCTATTCAGGCCATCTTTTTCGACTTTGGCGGTGTTTTAATTGATTTAGACAAAGAACAATGTATTAATAATTTAAAGCACACAACAGGATACGATTTTTCTACAATGATAGGAAATTATGCGCAAGCTGACATTTTTATGCAACTGGAACGGGGCGTTGCTACAATTGATGATTTTCATCAAGAGATTCGTCGTATCAGTGATTCAAAAGCAAGCGATCAGGAAATTGATGAGGCATGGAATTCATTTTTGCTGGATGTTCCTGTGAGGAAGAAAATGTTGTTACTGGATTTACGTCGTTGCTTCAAAGTATTTTTATTAAGCAATACCAACGTAATTCATGTGGAGAAAAGTCTAAAAACCCAATTCAATGCTAATGGATTAACCACAGACGACTATTTTGACAAATGTTATTTTTCCAACGAAATCCATTTAGTAAAGCCTGAACGCGCATTATTTGAATATGTGCTTCACGACTCAGGTTTTCAAAGCCAGTCTTGTCTTTTTTTAGATGATGGGGAAGCAAACATTGAAATGGCAGCATCACTTGGTTTTCAGACTTATTTGGTTAAGCCAAATGAAGACTTGCGGCCTTTGTTTGCACCGGTTTTGGAGAAAAGAAAACATAACAGTATAAATTGTCGTTGCTGA
- a CDS encoding YraN family protein, whose translation MAAHNELGKEGEEYAVEYLQQEGYRIRHTNWFFGKMELDIVAEKEDTLIVVEVKTRSTETFEHPEEAITPAKIRRIVNAADAYIQQFEIDMPTRFDVVSVIPDRKGFHILHIEDAFMAPVN comes from the coding sequence ATGGCTGCACATAACGAATTAGGAAAAGAAGGAGAAGAATATGCTGTCGAATATTTACAGCAGGAAGGCTATCGAATTCGACACACAAATTGGTTCTTCGGCAAAATGGAACTGGACATCGTTGCAGAAAAAGAAGATACTTTGATTGTCGTTGAAGTAAAAACAAGATCAACAGAAACCTTTGAACATCCCGAGGAAGCAATAACGCCTGCAAAAATCAGACGTATTGTAAATGCAGCAGACGCTTACATTCAACAGTTTGAAATAGATATGCCAACCCGCTTTGACGTAGTTTCTGTGATCCCCGACAGGAAAGGATTTCATATTTTACATATTGAAGATGCTTTTATGGCTCCTGTCAATTAA
- the alaS gene encoding alanine--tRNA ligase, translating into MKTSQEIRQSFLDFFTSKQHHIVPSAPMVIKDDPTLMFTNAGMNQFKNIILGNDPVVYSRVADSQKCLRVSGKHNDLEEVGHDTYHHTMFEMLGNWSFGDYFKKEAIEWAWEYLTEVLGIDKERLYVTVFEGSPKEGLERDEEAAGYWSKLIDPQRIINGNRKDNFWEMGDTGPCGPCSEIHIDIRPDHERTKMDGLTLVNQSHPQVIEIWNLVFMQYNRKADGLLEPLPAKVIDTGMGFERLCMAIQGKLSNYDTDVFQPIIREISMLCNIPYGEKDKTDIAMRVVADHIRTIAFAITDGQLPSNVKAGYVIRRILRRAVRYGYTFLDQKQPFMYALLPALLRTMGDAYPELKAQQVLIGKVIKEEEESFLRTLETGIRLLDKVIAEVKLSGTTVISGHDAFTLYDTYGFPLDLTELILKEHELSLDVVEFQKEMQQQKERARNAAAVETGDWVVIREGDTEFVGYDATESEVRMLRYREIKQKNNQFYQIVLDRTPFYAEMGGQVGDKGLLISDSNSISIIDTKRENNLAVHIVTTLPEDPSATFIAKVDVNKRQATENNHTATHLLHEALRHVLGTHVEQKGSFVSPDTLRFDFSHFQKMTEEELQQVEQEVNRVIRENRTLNEYRHLPIAQAREMGAMALFGEKYGDDVRVVQFGSSIELCGGTHVSATGEIGCFKIVAESSVAAGIRRIEAVTAEGAELFVKNQQELIKAIREKLHQAPYILQGLQKLIDEHAVLTKQIGQYREEKIEQLYKELLQQIDNVGDVHVISWKGDVHPDVVRTVAIRLKNRFQNEKFAAIFGTSNDGKPSLTVLLSQPLVDAGCNASNIVRQAALAIDGKGGGQPFLATAGGKNSNGLDAAMEQAKQLLFR; encoded by the coding sequence ATGAAGACTTCTCAGGAAATCCGTCAATCTTTTCTCGATTTTTTTACATCTAAACAACATCACATTGTGCCTTCAGCGCCAATGGTAATTAAGGACGACCCTACTTTGATGTTTACCAATGCAGGGATGAATCAATTCAAAAACATTATTTTAGGGAATGATCCTGTCGTTTATTCACGGGTTGCAGATAGCCAAAAATGTTTGCGTGTAAGCGGTAAACATAATGATCTTGAAGAAGTCGGACACGATACCTATCATCATACCATGTTTGAAATGTTAGGGAACTGGTCATTTGGTGATTATTTCAAAAAAGAAGCGATTGAATGGGCATGGGAGTATTTGACTGAAGTCTTAGGTATTGATAAAGAGCGTCTTTATGTAACTGTTTTCGAAGGGTCTCCAAAAGAAGGCCTGGAACGGGATGAAGAAGCTGCTGGCTATTGGTCAAAATTAATTGATCCCCAACGTATTATCAATGGAAATAGAAAAGATAATTTTTGGGAAATGGGAGATACCGGACCTTGTGGCCCTTGTTCCGAAATACATATAGATATTCGTCCCGACCATGAACGTACTAAGATGGATGGTTTGACTTTAGTCAACCAAAGTCATCCGCAAGTGATTGAAATTTGGAATCTTGTCTTTATGCAATACAATCGTAAAGCGGATGGATTACTTGAACCACTTCCTGCGAAAGTGATTGATACAGGCATGGGGTTTGAACGTTTGTGCATGGCCATTCAGGGGAAATTATCCAATTATGATACGGATGTATTCCAACCTATTATCAGGGAAATCTCCATGTTGTGTAATATTCCTTACGGAGAAAAAGATAAAACGGATATTGCTATGCGTGTTGTGGCTGATCATATTCGTACCATTGCTTTTGCCATCACTGACGGTCAATTACCTTCCAATGTAAAGGCAGGTTATGTAATTCGCCGGATTTTGCGTCGTGCAGTACGGTATGGATATACATTCCTGGATCAGAAACAACCTTTTATGTACGCATTACTGCCTGCTTTATTACGTACTATGGGAGATGCTTATCCTGAATTGAAAGCTCAGCAAGTATTGATTGGCAAAGTTATAAAAGAAGAGGAGGAATCATTCTTGCGTACACTGGAAACAGGTATTCGTCTGTTGGATAAGGTAATTGCAGAGGTTAAGCTTTCTGGAACAACCGTAATTAGTGGTCACGATGCTTTTACATTGTACGATACCTATGGTTTTCCGCTTGATTTAACTGAACTGATTTTAAAAGAACACGAACTGTCGCTTGACGTTGTTGAGTTCCAAAAGGAAATGCAACAGCAAAAGGAGCGGGCTCGTAATGCTGCCGCTGTGGAAACCGGTGATTGGGTTGTTATTCGTGAGGGGGATACCGAATTTGTGGGATATGATGCGACGGAGAGCGAAGTGCGCATGTTACGTTATAGGGAAATCAAACAAAAAAACAATCAGTTTTATCAAATTGTGCTTGACCGTACTCCGTTCTATGCAGAAATGGGAGGGCAAGTTGGAGATAAAGGACTATTGATTAGTGATTCTAATTCTATTTCAATTATTGATACAAAGCGGGAAAATAATTTAGCTGTACATATCGTAACAACTTTACCGGAAGATCCGTCTGCTACTTTTATCGCTAAAGTTGATGTAAATAAACGGCAGGCAACAGAGAATAATCATACTGCTACTCACTTATTGCATGAAGCTTTACGTCATGTTCTTGGAACTCATGTAGAGCAAAAAGGTTCGTTTGTGTCGCCAGATACACTTCGTTTCGATTTTTCACATTTTCAAAAAATGACAGAAGAGGAACTTCAACAAGTAGAACAAGAAGTTAACCGTGTAATTCGTGAAAATAGAACTTTGAATGAATACAGGCATTTGCCTATTGCACAGGCTCGTGAGATGGGAGCTATGGCTCTTTTTGGTGAAAAATACGGTGATGATGTACGTGTTGTTCAATTTGGTTCTTCTATTGAACTCTGCGGCGGGACACATGTCTCTGCTACCGGAGAAATAGGCTGTTTTAAAATTGTTGCAGAAAGCTCTGTTGCTGCAGGCATCAGAAGAATTGAGGCTGTAACAGCAGAAGGAGCTGAATTGTTTGTTAAAAATCAACAGGAGCTAATTAAAGCTATTCGGGAAAAATTACATCAAGCTCCCTATATTTTACAAGGATTGCAGAAACTGATTGATGAGCATGCAGTACTTACAAAGCAAATAGGACAATACCGAGAAGAAAAAATTGAACAATTATATAAGGAACTCTTACAACAGATTGATAACGTTGGAGATGTACATGTCATTTCATGGAAAGGTGATGTTCATCCCGATGTGGTTCGCACGGTAGCAATCCGCTTAAAAAATAGGTTTCAAAATGAGAAATTTGCTGCAATTTTTGGAACAAGCAATGATGGCAAACCTTCTTTAACGGTCTTGTTAAGCCAGCCACTTGTTGATGCAGGTTGTAATGCTTCAAATATTGTTCGTCAGGCGGCTCTTGCAATTGATGGTAAAGGAGGTGGACAGCCTTTTCTGGCAACTGCTGGCGGAAAAAACAGTAATGGGCTTGATGCTGCTATGGAGCAGGCCAAACAATTGTTGTTCCGTTAA
- a CDS encoding adenylate kinase, giving the protein MNHLILFGAPGSGKGTQSALIAETYQLKHLSTGDMLRAEIAKHSSLGQLAETYISQGKLLPDELMIDMLKDTLQQLDNDSKGIILDGFPRTVAQAEALDRLVTELHQNILLMIEIAVETPELIERLVLRGKLAGRSDDNPETIAHRLDVYHQQTEPVIDFYKQAGKYFHVNGNGTIEQIFARIRAILNSKM; this is encoded by the coding sequence ATGAATCATTTGATTTTGTTTGGCGCTCCCGGATCGGGAAAAGGAACTCAAAGTGCATTGATTGCAGAAACTTACCAATTGAAACATCTGTCGACAGGTGATATGCTGCGAGCGGAAATAGCAAAACATTCATCATTGGGACAATTGGCTGAAACGTATATTTCACAGGGGAAACTTTTGCCGGACGAATTGATGATTGATATGCTCAAAGACACGTTGCAGCAATTAGATAATGATTCAAAAGGTATTATTCTTGATGGATTTCCCCGTACGGTAGCTCAGGCAGAAGCACTTGATAGATTGGTAACTGAACTCCATCAGAATATTTTATTGATGATAGAAATTGCAGTGGAAACTCCTGAATTGATTGAGCGTCTTGTCTTACGCGGTAAGTTGGCAGGTCGTAGTGATGATAACCCTGAGACGATTGCTCATCGGTTGGATGTTTATCATCAGCAGACTGAACCAGTAATCGATTTTTACAAACAAGCAGGAAAATACTTCCATGTGAATGGTAATGGGACAATTGAACAAATATTTGCCCGTATTCGTGCTATTCTGAACTCAAAAATGTAA
- the hpt gene encoding hypoxanthine phosphoribosyltransferase, which produces MKTVTIKDKEFSIFISADQIQQAVENVAEQINWDLAGKNPIFLVVLNGAFMFAADLMRHVTIPCEITFIKLSSYEGTQSTGVVKEIFGLNESVVNRTVVVVEDIVDTGITMERIVNSLQEKGATDIRVATFFLKPDSLQREVPLNYVALKIPNQFIVGYGLDYDGYGRNLREIYVLNS; this is translated from the coding sequence ATGAAGACGGTTACTATTAAAGATAAAGAGTTTTCTATTTTTATTTCAGCAGATCAGATTCAGCAAGCTGTTGAAAATGTGGCTGAACAAATTAATTGGGACCTGGCAGGTAAGAATCCAATTTTTTTGGTGGTATTAAACGGAGCTTTCATGTTTGCAGCAGACTTGATGCGCCATGTCACTATTCCTTGCGAGATTACATTTATCAAGCTTTCATCATATGAAGGGACTCAAAGTACGGGTGTTGTAAAAGAAATTTTTGGACTTAACGAAAGCGTTGTAAATCGCACTGTTGTAGTGGTAGAGGATATTGTTGATACCGGTATTACGATGGAGAGAATAGTTAATTCATTGCAGGAAAAAGGAGCTACCGACATTCGTGTCGCTACTTTTTTTCTGAAGCCAGACTCATTGCAACGTGAAGTTCCTCTTAATTATGTGGCTTTGAAAATTCCTAATCAATTTATTGTAGGTTACGGGTTAGATTATGATGGCTATGGCCGTAACTTGAGAGAAATTTATGTACTAAATTCCTAG
- a CDS encoding tetratricopeptide repeat protein, which translates to MKIKLLGFLLLIIPFSGVSAQINTDRVMAIGQNALYFQDYVLAIQYFNQVIAAKPYLPEPYFYRAIAKIQLEDYLGAEADCSSALQLNPFMPGAYYARAFARVKLNDLKDAESDLAKSLEYNPDNPDLLRIRIWVYELEKKYDQALTDISTLIKQNKGEDSQLAMDKGQILLEKGDTLGAMHSFTTAVTIDSTKSYVWSALGTLRLQMHDNTDALHDLNKAIALKSTYAGDYINRGLLDYWNKNYRGAFADYDKAIELDDQSLTAHFNRGMLRTEVGDLNNAILDFDKVIQLAPQNYDAYYQRAMAETQTGALSQAIQDFTKIIERYPDFPPAYWGRAHAKQLMHDDKGAYLDQEMAQKLEKDKPKEPKKPDVNTSAKIAANKPAEAKAAIFNSVLARTGKSSNDSQGEIRGAIQNINVDITNEPNFVLSFYSKENPLKRLNYFYEGLDMFNRQNDLSAPLKITNNEIALTSDMAQVHFAAIKSLTTQIDADSTNAVEYFIRGINYATVQDYANALNDFSHAIKLNPRFMLAYFCRANTLYKLLDFKMNNPDPNAPKDKELLDKIYKHDFDVILEDYNKTIDLAPKFAFSYFNEGNLLSQEKDFQTAIDNFTQAIKLQPDFAEAYYNRGLAYLYINDTKDGVADLSKAGELGIYQAYNVMKRIAESSSGQ; encoded by the coding sequence ATGAAAATAAAACTTTTAGGCTTCTTGTTGTTGATTATTCCATTTTCCGGAGTCTCTGCTCAAATCAATACAGATCGGGTGATGGCAATAGGTCAGAATGCTTTATATTTTCAGGATTACGTTTTAGCCATTCAATACTTCAATCAGGTTATTGCGGCTAAGCCATACTTGCCGGAACCGTATTTTTATCGGGCTATTGCAAAGATTCAACTAGAGGATTATCTTGGAGCAGAAGCAGATTGTTCGTCAGCTTTGCAGTTGAATCCGTTTATGCCGGGAGCCTATTATGCCCGGGCTTTTGCTCGTGTAAAACTGAACGATTTGAAAGATGCGGAGTCCGATTTGGCAAAATCGCTGGAGTATAACCCTGATAATCCCGATTTGTTACGTATTCGTATTTGGGTGTATGAATTGGAGAAAAAATATGATCAAGCATTGACTGATATAAGTACGCTAATTAAGCAAAATAAAGGTGAAGATAGCCAGTTAGCGATGGACAAAGGCCAGATATTACTGGAGAAAGGTGATACGCTGGGTGCAATGCATAGTTTTACAACGGCTGTTACTATCGACAGTACGAAAAGCTATGTTTGGAGTGCCCTTGGTACATTACGGTTGCAAATGCACGATAATACCGATGCTTTGCATGACTTGAATAAGGCAATAGCATTGAAATCAACCTATGCTGGTGATTACATAAATCGTGGATTATTGGATTATTGGAATAAAAACTATCGTGGAGCTTTTGCTGATTATGACAAAGCAATTGAATTGGATGATCAAAGCCTGACTGCCCACTTTAACAGAGGAATGCTGCGAACTGAAGTTGGTGATTTAAATAATGCTATTCTTGATTTTGATAAGGTTATTCAATTGGCACCTCAGAATTATGATGCTTATTATCAACGGGCAATGGCGGAAACGCAAACCGGAGCTTTGAGCCAAGCTATACAAGATTTTACAAAAATTATTGAACGATATCCTGATTTTCCACCTGCTTATTGGGGAAGAGCCCATGCTAAACAATTGATGCATGATGACAAAGGGGCTTATTTGGATCAGGAAATGGCGCAAAAGCTTGAAAAAGACAAACCAAAGGAACCTAAAAAACCGGATGTCAACACTTCTGCTAAAATTGCAGCAAATAAACCTGCTGAAGCAAAAGCTGCTATTTTTAACAGCGTTTTGGCGCGTACCGGAAAATCGTCCAATGACTCTCAAGGAGAAATTCGCGGAGCTATTCAGAATATTAATGTTGATATTACCAACGAACCCAATTTTGTTTTGAGTTTTTATAGCAAAGAAAATCCATTAAAACGGCTGAATTATTTCTATGAAGGATTGGATATGTTCAATCGGCAAAATGATTTAAGTGCACCGCTAAAGATTACGAATAACGAAATAGCTTTAACTTCGGATATGGCTCAGGTTCATTTTGCTGCAATTAAAAGCCTGACAACCCAAATTGATGCTGACTCAACCAATGCTGTCGAATATTTTATAAGGGGAATCAATTATGCTACGGTGCAGGATTATGCTAATGCTTTGAATGATTTTTCGCATGCTATTAAACTGAATCCCAGATTCATGCTGGCTTATTTCTGTCGGGCAAATACTTTATACAAATTACTTGATTTCAAGATGAATAATCCAGATCCTAATGCTCCGAAGGATAAGGAATTATTGGATAAAATCTACAAACATGATTTTGACGTCATTCTGGAAGATTATAATAAAACAATAGATTTGGCGCCAAAATTTGCTTTTTCTTATTTCAATGAAGGGAATTTATTGTCGCAAGAGAAAGATTTTCAAACCGCTATTGATAATTTTACACAGGCTATTAAACTTCAGCCTGATTTTGCAGAAGCTTATTATAATCGAGGTTTAGCTTATTTGTATATCAATGATACTAAAGACGGCGTTGCTGACCTGAGTAAAGCTGGTGAACTTGGTATTTATCAGGCTTACAATGTGATGAAGCGTATTGCTGAAAGTTCGTCAGGGCAGTAG